A genomic segment from Candidatus Omnitrophota bacterium encodes:
- a CDS encoding DMT family transporter: MNRRNIGILCVAIGAVMISFSSVFVRLANVDPTAIGFYRMLFGGVFLFAITKAMKGRLWQGSKHFLLVLSCGSIFSIDLILWHRSILYVGPGLATLLSSLQVFFLAGFSIFLLKERITPKLAVAVSVAIAGLFMIFGVDWHTLGDHHKIGIFFGLITAICYAAYLLILRKIVFNEGAFSVNNLATLTMITITNMLIMGAAALYSGESFAIPDTQSRLALLGYGIIPQVLAWVFIAVGLSRISPMQVGLILILQPVLAFVWDIIFFARHTPPIEIFGVIAVIGGIYLGTVQIGHYHRH; encoded by the coding sequence ATGAATAGGCGTAATATAGGTATATTATGCGTGGCCATAGGCGCCGTCATGATAAGTTTTTCTTCAGTATTTGTCAGGCTTGCTAATGTGGATCCGACAGCGATAGGTTTTTACAGGATGCTTTTTGGGGGCGTTTTTCTGTTTGCCATCACAAAAGCAATGAAAGGCCGATTATGGCAAGGGTCTAAACATTTTTTACTGGTATTGTCATGCGGGAGTATTTTTAGTATTGACCTTATTTTATGGCATAGAAGCATCTTATATGTAGGCCCCGGGCTGGCAACACTTTTATCCAGTTTGCAGGTGTTTTTTCTGGCGGGTTTTAGTATTTTTCTATTGAAAGAACGTATAACACCAAAACTGGCAGTTGCGGTAAGCGTAGCTATCGCTGGGCTTTTTATGATTTTTGGGGTGGATTGGCATACATTAGGGGATCATCATAAAATTGGGATATTCTTTGGGTTGATTACAGCGATCTGTTATGCCGCGTATCTTCTTATTTTGCGTAAGATAGTGTTTAACGAGGGGGCATTCTCGGTCAATAACTTAGCGACTCTTACTATGATAACGATCACAAATATGTTAATAATGGGGGCTGCAGCTCTTTATTCCGGAGAAAGCTTCGCTATTCCCGATACTCAGAGCCGGCTGGCTCTGTTAGGTTATGGCATTATACCGCAGGTTTTGGCATGGGTATTCATTGCGGTGGGTCTTTCCAGAATATCGCCTATGCAGGTTGGCCTGATCCTGATCTTACAGCCTGTGCTGGCTTTTGTCTGGGATATTATATTTTTTGCCCGCCATACGCCGCCTATAGAGATCTTTGGGGTTATAGCGGTTATCGGCGGGATATACCTTGGGACTGTACAAATCGGCCATTATCACAGGCATTAG